In Aquipuribacter hungaricus, the genomic stretch CGACGATCTCGGCGACGAGCGCGTTGAGGCGGCCGGTGGGCACGCGGTGCTCCCACGAGGCCAGCGCGCGGTCCATGGCGGGCACGAGCCGGTCGAGGTGGCGCCCCGTCATGGCGGACAGGTTGACCCGAGGCGCCCACGGCACCTGGACCAGCTCGATCTCCAGCTCGCGCTCCAGGTAGCGGCGGCGCTCCTCGTCGACGAGGTCCCACTTGTTGACCGCGAGGACGACGGCGCGGCCGGCGTCGACGGCGTTCTGCACGACGCGGACGTCCTGCTCGCTGAGGACCTCGGAGGCGTCGACGAGCACGACGGCGACCTCGGCGCGCTCGATGGCGGCCTGGGTGCGCAGCCCGGCGTAGAAGTCCGCGCCCACGCTGCTGCGGTGCTTGCGGCGGATGCCGGCGGTGTCGACGACCCGCCAGGTGCGCCCGCCGAGCTCGACCATCTCGTCGACGGGGTCGCGCGTGGTGCCGGCGACGGCGTTGACGACGACCCTCTCGCTGCCCACGAGGGCGTTGAGCAGGCTGGACTTGCCGACGTTGGGCCGGCCGACGAGCGCCACCCGACGCACGGCGGAGGACTCCGAGGGCAGCGAGGTCTTCTCGGGCAGGACCTCCAGGACGGCGTCGAGCATGTCGCCGGTGCCGCGCCCGTGCAGGGCGGACACCGGGAACGGCTGGCCCAGGCCGAGCGACCACAGCGCGGTCGCGTCGGCCTCGCCGCGGGCGTCGTCGACCTTGTTGGCGACGAGGACCACGGGCTTGCCGGCGCGGCGGAGCATCTTGACGACGGCCTCGTCGACCGCGGTGGCGCCGACGGTGCCGTCGACGACGAAGACGACGGCGTCGGCGAGCTCGACGGCCACCTCGGCCTGCTCGGCGACCTGCAGGGCGAGGCCCTCGACGCGGGCGTCCCAGCCGCCGGTGTCGACGAGCGTGAACTGCCGACCGGCCCAGTCGACGGGGTAGCTCACCCGGTCGCGGGTGACGCCGGGGACGTCCTGCACCACGGCCTCGCGGCGGCCGAGGATGCGGTTGACCAGCGTGGACTTGCCGACGTTGGGGCGGCCGACCACCGCGACCACGGGGCGGACGTCCTCGACCTCGAGGCCGTCCTCGTCGAGCCCGCCCTCCAGGACGGCCAGGTCCTCCTCGGCGAGGTCGTACTCGGCGAGCTGGCTGCGCAGGACGCGCTCCGCGTCGGCGTCGGACACCCCCGTGGGGCCGGTGACGGGCGCGTCCTCGGCGGGACCGGTCGGGCCGGCCTGGTCGAGCCGGTCGGCCTGGTCGGCGGGGTCGGGCCGTGTGCTGCTCGGGGTGGTGTCGCTCACGTGCTCAGCCTGCTCTCGGGGGGGTGTCGGTCGTGCCGGTGGTGCCGGGCGCGCCGGGCGCGCGGGTGCTGGTGGTGGTGCCGCCGTCGTCGGGCAGCGTCTCGCCGGTGAGCGCCACGGACGCCGCGACGTGCTCGACGAGCCGGACGCGGACCTGCTCGGCGGCCATGGCCAGCGCCTGCTTGCCGGGGACGCCCGCGGGCCGCTCGAGGGTGAAGGGGGCGCCGTGGACCACGTGCAGGCGGCGGCGCAGCCGGGGCAGGCCGCCGGAGCGTTCGCCGGTGCGGCGGGTGCCCAGGACGGCCACGGGGACGACCGGGGCGCCGGACTGCAGCGCGATCCACGCGATCCCCGTGCGGACGGCCGCGACGTCGCCGCGGCCGCGCGAGCCCTCGGGGAAGATGCCCGCGGCGCCGCCGGCGCGCAGCACGGCCACCGCCGAGCTGAGCGCGGTCCGGTCGGAGCCCGACCGGTCGACGGGGATCTGGCCGACCTGGGTGAGCACCCACCCGACGAAGCCGCGGAACATCTCCTTCTTGACGAGGAACTGCACACCGCGGTCCCAGTTCGAGGAGTAGACGAGCGGCCCGTCGAGGATGCTCACGTGGTTGACCGCCAGCAGGACGGGGCCGTCGGCGACGTGCTCGAGGCCCTGCACCCGGGTGCGCCACAGCACGTGCGCCACGACGAAGCCGACCATCCGGCCCCACCAGCGCCCGGGCGACCCGGGGGCGGCGGGGGCGCCCGGCCGCTCCGGGGCGGGGGTGCTCACGCGTCCCCGGGGGCCGCGGCCTCGGCCTGCGCGGCGAGCACGAGGTCGAGGACCGCCTGCACGGTCTGCTCGAGGTCCAGGTGCGAGGAGTCGAGCTCGAGGACCCCGTCCGCGGCGGTGACGAAGCTGGTCACGCGGGAGTCGGCCGCGTCCCGGTCCAGCACGGCGGTGCTCACGTCCCCGGCGGCCAGGCTGCCGGCCTCGGCCGCGCCGCCGGACTGCTCGACCTGCCGGGCGCGGCGGTCGACCCGGGCCGCGGGGTCGGCGGTGAGCAGCACCCGGACGTGGGCGTCGGGCGCGACGACCGTGGTGATGTCCCGACCCTCGGCGATGCAGCCGGTCGGGGCGGCGTCCATGGTCGTGCGCTGGCGGGAGCGCAGCTCCGCGCGGACCGCGGGGTGCGAGGCGACGGCCGACACCCCGGCGGTGACGGCGGCGCCCCGGATCGCGGTGGTCACCTCGACGCCGTCGACGACGACCCGCTCGACGTCGGGGTCGGTGCTGATGTCCACGTGGACCGCGCGGACGAGCGCGCCCAGGGTCTCGGCGTCCTCGACGTCGATGCCGTCGCGCAGCGCCGCCCAGCAGACGGCGCGGTACATGGCCCCGGTGTCCAGGTAGGACAGGCCGGCGCGGCGGGCCACCTCGCGGGAGACGCTGGACTTGCCCGACCCGGAGGGCCCGTCGACGGCGACGAGGACACGGCGGGAGGGCACAGGCACGAGAGGCTCCTGGGGATGGGGGGCGGGGACGACCGCCGGACCGGCGCCGACCCCGGGCCGGGCGGCGGCCGCGAGGGTGCCGGGACGACCCCCCAGGCTACCCGCCGCTCAGTCGGGGACCGACCAGCCGCGCTCCCGCAGCTCCCGCACCAGGCGGTCCCGCTCGGCCGGGAGGACGGCCACCTCGGTCACCCCGGTGAGGCGCCCGGGGCTGTGCTCGATCCGCAGGTCCTCGATGTTGACGCCCACCTCGCCGATGGTGCCGATGA encodes the following:
- the der gene encoding ribosome biogenesis GTPase Der, whose product is MSDTTPSSTRPDPADQADRLDQAGPTGPAEDAPVTGPTGVSDADAERVLRSQLAEYDLAEEDLAVLEGGLDEDGLEVEDVRPVVAVVGRPNVGKSTLVNRILGRREAVVQDVPGVTRDRVSYPVDWAGRQFTLVDTGGWDARVEGLALQVAEQAEVAVELADAVVFVVDGTVGATAVDEAVVKMLRRAGKPVVLVANKVDDARGEADATALWSLGLGQPFPVSALHGRGTGDMLDAVLEVLPEKTSLPSESSAVRRVALVGRPNVGKSSLLNALVGSERVVVNAVAGTTRDPVDEMVELGGRTWRVVDTAGIRRKHRSSVGADFYAGLRTQAAIERAEVAVVLVDASEVLSEQDVRVVQNAVDAGRAVVLAVNKWDLVDEERRRYLERELEIELVQVPWAPRVNLSAMTGRHLDRLVPAMDRALASWEHRVPTGRLNALVAEIVAGHPHPVRGGKQPRILYATQAGVRPPTFVLFTTGFLEAGYRRFVERRLREEFGFVGTPIEVTVRARERRKRT
- a CDS encoding lysophospholipid acyltransferase family protein; translation: MSTPAPERPGAPAAPGSPGRWWGRMVGFVVAHVLWRTRVQGLEHVADGPVLLAVNHVSILDGPLVYSSNWDRGVQFLVKKEMFRGFVGWVLTQVGQIPVDRSGSDRTALSSAVAVLRAGGAAGIFPEGSRGRGDVAAVRTGIAWIALQSGAPVVPVAVLGTRRTGERSGGLPRLRRRLHVVHGAPFTLERPAGVPGKQALAMAAEQVRVRLVEHVAASVALTGETLPDDGGTTTSTRAPGAPGTTGTTDTPPRAG
- the cmk gene encoding (d)CMP kinase — encoded protein: MPVPSRRVLVAVDGPSGSGKSSVSREVARRAGLSYLDTGAMYRAVCWAALRDGIDVEDAETLGALVRAVHVDISTDPDVERVVVDGVEVTTAIRGAAVTAGVSAVASHPAVRAELRSRQRTTMDAAPTGCIAEGRDITTVVAPDAHVRVLLTADPAARVDRRARQVEQSGGAAEAGSLAAGDVSTAVLDRDAADSRVTSFVTAADGVLELDSSHLDLEQTVQAVLDLVLAAQAEAAAPGDA